One Oncorhynchus keta strain PuntledgeMale-10-30-2019 chromosome 34, Oket_V2, whole genome shotgun sequence genomic window, cagTTTGTGATCGTAGTGGTGGacagcacagacagagagagaatctcTGTCACCAAAGAGGAACTCTACAGAATGCTTGCACATGAAGTGAGTTTTGGTGTTCTTGGCCATGTTTTATAGTGCACACTGCACACAATATTTGTGTCAACGTAGACTGAGTTTTATAACTAAGATGGGAACAAATttgtcatagtgggcagaaccaagcacgagctagcgagatcctattggcgtgTTCTTGCAAACATTAGcctatttccgttagggaacacctactctgtgaagtgtgcgtgtgcaataactcaattcaccTTTGCACTCTTTCTTATCAACACAATATTTTAGAACTTTGGCAAAGgctaaagtctacaaaactttgCCACTGTTTGaaacagattctagttttgggaacagaaaatgtgcagaatgtcggccaaaatcTATCTCGTTCTTCTATTGCCGGccgctgggcttcctctcactaccatatttggtattgagtggaaacgccaagcggatgcttcacatttatacgtccagtgaaatatctgtctcattgttcaaTCTGTGATACTACCCTCAGCCTAGCAAACATGGAAGCAGCCTATGTTCTATGATGATCTATGAGCATATGGGTACCTCTCAATTTcattctcctcatcctccctccttgTATTTACTCCTTAATTGTCTTAGAACCcaaactcaaatcaaattttactgtttgcatacacatatttagcagatgttattgcggttgtagcgaaatgcttgaaaCAGAGTTGCTTAGGAGCTGGGAATAAAGTGACCATGTCTAACGGCGTCATCTTGTCATCCACCCTCAACCTCTCTTCAGGACCTGAAGAAGGCAGGCCTGCTGATTTTTGCTAACAAACAGGATGTGAAAGGCTGTATGTCTGTGGCTGAGATCTCCCAGAGCCTGCAGCTCACCTCAGTCAAAGACCACCAGTGGCACATCCAAGCCTGCTGCGCCCTCACTGGAGAGGGGTAAGCGAAACATTTTCATTTAACCATTATTTATGCCGGTTATTCTCGTTGGGATTAAAGTTATTTTGCAAGAGACCTGGTCCAACATTCATACAGTAGGGCACTGTTGCTCAGCTTTTTTTAGTGCCAGGGACCGGCAagctatggtctttcctcctTGGAGGGTCACTTACATTTAAACTAGCATTTGTCTTATTCCCACTTTTATATGCTGAAAATgacattctctctccttcctgtctccctaccTTTTAGGTTGTGCCAGGGCCTGGAGTGGATGATGTCACGACTGCGGGTTAGATGACCTTTGACGCTGATCAACAACAACAGTGTGAtgttcctttcttctctccaCACCTTCAGTCCTGAGGGATTGGGTGGTTTACAGGCGGCTCTTTTCCTCTCCATGAGACTGACTTGACCCGGTTGGTCAGACTCCCTACCGGCCAGGATGTTGTTTTTCTGCTGCGTGTTTATTTATTTCTACAGAACACTGATCTGCTCTGACTGAGAACTGTGAACAACCAGAACTGTACCACTCTACCATTTCAGGATCCATTCTGGAAAGAAAAACTAAACAAAAGACTCTGTATTTAATTTCTGAATCTGCACGCTTGGTTTTCATACTATAAGAAAAAGGAATGCTTGGGACAGCTCAGATTTAACAGGAGTCGTCTTTAGTTGTGTGTGAGTGGGCTTGCCTGCCCAGAGTGGCCTTGTTGCAGTATTGTCGGATGGCCTGAGGTGGTGGTATTGCCCTGTGTGTACAGTCCAGTATTTACATTacatctgcatcccaaatgggatATATatatcagcaaaaaaagaaacgttctcactgtcaactgcgtttattttcagcaaacttaacatgtgtaaatatttgtatgaatataacaagattcaacaactgagacataaactgaacaagttccacagatgtgactaacagaaatggaataatgtgtgtctgaacaaagggggggggggtcaaaatcaaaagtaacagtcagtatctgg contains:
- the arl5a gene encoding ADP-ribosylation factor-like protein 5A; translation: MGILFTKLWRLFNHQEHKVIIVGLDNAGKTTILYQFSMNEVVHTSPTIGSNVEEIVVNNTHFLMWDIGGQESLRSSWNTYYTNTEFVIVVVDSTDRERISVTKEELYRMLAHEDLKKAGLLIFANKQDVKGCMSVAEISQSLQLTSVKDHQWHIQACCALTGEGLCQGLEWMMSRLRVR